AATATGGACCTAATTCAGCAATACATGGAGTCTGGCCAAAAAGAAAAATATTTTGAGGTATTGGAGGAATTATTAACTCCAATAAAATCAGTCAAAAGTAAAAACAGCAATTTAGCCATTGAAGCATATTCCATGGTATCGCTCAGTATCCTTTCATATATCAATCGTTGGAAAATAACGGAGAAACTGGCATTTCATATAGGTCTTAATAGCCTTATGAGGATTGACAAACATGAAACATGGTCAGATGCAGTAAAGTATCTGATAAATATATCTGATATAATATTCCAACTCCAAACCGACGAACAGAAGAAGAGGGCGGATAATGCAGTTGATTTCGTTCAGAGTTTTATAAATGAGCATTTGAGTGAAGATCTTTCTTTGGTAAGACTTGCAGAACAGGTTTACTTGAACCCATCATATTTGTCACGCCTCTATAAGCAGGTTACAAATACCAACCTTTCTGACTTTATTGACAACGCCCGTATAGAGCGGGCAAAAGAGCTTCTGAAAAAAGAAAAGGTGAAGATAAATGAAGTAGCAAAAGCCGTAGGGTATGAAACTGCAGCATCCTTTACAAGGTTCTTCAAGAAACTAATGGGGTGTTCTCCACAGGAATATCATGATACCATGCTGTCAGGTAAATAAATGATAACAAGGTAAACAAAAGATACGAAAATAATGAATATAATAAAAAACAAGTAAACAAAAGATAACAAAAGTAAAAATGTGTGAATGGTGTTGTTGCTGACCTCAATCTATAATATAGATGAGGCCTCAAATAAATATATATTAGGAGGAAACAAATGAGATTCAATTACTTAAAAAAAGCTGTATCATTAGCAGTAGTTTTATCTTTAACAGCTTCAATCGTTGTAGCTTGCGGTAGTCAAAACAATACATCCGACAGCACAGCATCATCATCTCAAAGTACTACTTCTTCAGTAGCAAATAAGGATCCTTTCGGAAAATATAGTCCTGAGATTGATATTTCTTTTGTTCGTGGAATAGACGATGACCTTGCAGCAAACATATTGCCAAAGACACCGGGGGAAACTCTTGAAGACAATCGTTGGACGAAGTTATATAAAGATGAATTAGGTATAAATGTAAAATATGCTTGGACAGTAAAAGGAAATGAAACATCAGATGCTTATACACAGAAAATCAATGTAACTCTGGCATCTGGAGAACTCCCTGATGTAGTTCTTGTAAATCCTTCTCAGCTTAAACAACTGGTTGATTCAGATATGATAGAGGATATGACCCAATATTATAATGATTATGCTTCAGAGGATTTCAAGAAACTTATGACAGAAGAAGGAACCGGTAATATTGATTCAGCTATGTTTGATGGTAAAATGATGGCTATTCCGGAACCTGTTTCAACTAATGAAACCGCACACTATCTATGGATTAGAAATGACTGGTTGAAAAAATTAAACCTACAGGCACCTAAGACTATGGATGATGTTTTAAAAATATCAGAAGCATTTACAACTCAAGACCCTGATGGAAACGGAAAGAACGATACTTTCGGACTTCCGATCACAAAAGATATCTACAGCGGATGTATGGGAACAGAAGGCTTCTTTGCAGGATATCATGCATACCCGAATATGTGGATAGAAGATGATTCAGGTAAAATAGTATGGGGTAGTACTTTACCTGAAACAAAGGTAGCACTCCAGAAATTGGCTGACATGTACAAGAGCGGCCAGCTTGACAAAGAATTTGGTGTCAAGGATGGAGGTAAGGTTGCCGAGACTATAGCAGCAGGTAAAGTAGGTATAAACTATGGTCAACAGTGGAACCCAATGTATCCTCTAATAAGCAATTTTAACAATGATAAAAATGCCGATTGGACAGCATATCCTATTGTTTCAAATGATGATAAAAAGGTTATGGTACCTTTAAAGTTCAATCAGACAAGAATATTTGCAGTAAAAAAAGGATATGAACATCCAGAAGCACTTGTAAAACTGTTCAATGCACATGTTGAGAAGAACTGGGGTAAAACAGCAGACTTCAACAAGTACTATATGCCGGTTGAGAACGGCGGTGTAGGAGTTTGGAAATTCTCTCCTGTGTGCCCTGCTCCTGTATTCAAGAACCTTGAAGCATTCGTGGCAATTGATGAAGCCAGAAATAACAATGACTTCAGCAAGCTGACAGGTGAGCCTAAAATTATCCAAGGTAATATAGAGGCTTATGCTAAAGGCGACACTTCACAATGGGGATGGGAAAAGATTTACGGTAAAGAAGGTGCATTCCGTAATATGGTTGAGTACAAGAAGAATGATCAGCTGTTAAAAGAAAAGTTTGTTGGAGCTCCAACTACAACAATGGCTGAAAAGAAAACAACACTTGAAAAAATGGAAAAAGAAGTATTTATAAAAATTATAATGGGTGCAGCTCCTATTAGTGAATTCGACAAGTTTGTTAGCGATTGGAATAAACTTGGTGGTGCTGATATGACAAAGGAAGTTAACGAATGGTATGACTCAGTTAAATCCAAGTAATATTAACTAGTTAACATAGAAGGAAAGGATACAGCCGTTTCATATCCTTTCCTTCTCGTTTACTAGGCAAGATTTTAAATCTATACCAAGTGGGGAGGAATAAGCTTGAAAAATTTAAACATAAAAAAACAACTACCTTTGCATCTCATGATCCTTCCGGGTTTTATCACTTTATTGATATTCAGTTATCTGCCAATGGCGGGCATTGTTATAGCGTTTCAGAAATTTATACCCGCAAAAGGCTTGTTCGGGGATCAAAAATGGATAGGCTTTAAGAATTTCGAATATGTCCTGAATATGCCGAATTTTGACAACATAATGTGGAATACCATATCCATAGCTATGGCAAAAATCATACTAGGACTTATTATTCCGATAATATTTGCAATTCTAATCAATGAAGTTACAAATAATGCTTTAAAAAGAGGTATTCAGACACTTATATACCTTCCGCACTTTTTATCATGGGTTGTACTAGGAGGTATACTAATTGATATACTGTCTCCGTCCGGCGGAATTTTAAACTCATTTATAAAGTCCCTTGGTTTTGAACCTATATTTTTTCTTGGAGATAATAAATGGTTTCCTAGCACAATGGTATTGACGGAGACTTGGAAAGAATTTGGCTACGGTACAATAATCTATCTTGCAGCGATTACCGGAATTGACCCCAGTTTATACGAAGCAGCTCGTATAGATGGAGCTAACAGATGGAAGCAAACCTTACACATTACTCTTCCGGGTATGAGGATGGTTATAGTTCTTCTTATGGTGTTAAGTCTTGGAAATATTTTAAATGCCGGTTTTGACCAGATTTTCAATTTATATAGTCCCCCTGTCTATGAAAGCGGAGACATAATCGACACCTTTGTTTACAGAATAGGTCTATTGGAAGCCCAATATGGAGTTGCCACAGCGGTAGGACTATTCAAATCAGTAGTCTCGTTTACACTTATTTCAGTATCTTACTTCTTTGCTTATAAATTTGCAGATTATAGGATTTTCTAAAGGGGGTTTATTAAATGAAGCATAGAAAACTTAAGAAAGTCAGTGTATTTACAATAGTAAATAACAGTTTTCTAATATTTGCAGCATTACTTTGTATTATACCGCTTGTGCATATATTGGCAGTATCATTCAGCTCCAGCTCCGCAGCCGCAGCAGGTAAGGTTGTATTCTGGCCTGTTGAGTTTACATTAAATTCATATAACTATGTTGCAAAAAGGGTTGCTTTTTGGCATTCAATGTTGGTTTCAGTTGAAAGAATCGCACTGGGTGGATTTATTAACCTGGTACTTACTATATTATGTGCGTATCCCTTATCAAAGGAAAAGACGGAGTTTCGTTTCCGTACATTTTACGCATGGGCATTTTTTATAACAATGTTGTTTAACGGAGGCTTGATTCCATGGTATATTGTAATCAAGCAGATGGGATTACTTGATAGTATATGGGCTTTGGTTCTTCCAGGTGCAGTTCCGGTTTTCAGTGTAATACTATTACTAAATTTTTTCAGGGAAATACCGAAGGAATTAAGTGAAGCAGCTTACATTGACGGAGCAGGCCACTGGACTACACTCTGGAGAATAATGGTACCTGTATCTACCCCAGCTTTGGCAACAATAACTCTGTTCTCATTGGTAGGTCACTGGAACAGCTGGTTTGACGGTCTGATATTAATGAATAAGGCGGAAAATTACCCTCTTCAAAGCTATATACAGACTATTGTAGTGCAGAGATCCTACAGTATGCTTTCAAGACAGGAAATTTCCGAACTGGCAACTATTTCAGACAGGACATTAAGAGCTTCTCAGATTTTCCTGGGAACCTTGCCTATAGTTATGGTATATCCTTTCCTACAGAAATATTTTGTAAAGGGAATAGTTCTCGGTGGTGTAAAAGGATAACAGCAAAAATTGAGATGATATATTCTCAATGAAGGGAAAACACGTCTTGTGCTATGCAAGAGAAGCACAGGATCAAATGTAATATTGAAGGGATGTAAAATATTATTTTTTAGAAATATTTCAGGTGTTAAGGAGAGTGAACGAGATGGTAAAAATGATTTTAAATGCAGATATAAAAAAAGGAAAGATAAATAAAAACATATACGGGCATTTTTCGGAGCATCTGGGTAGATGTATATATGAGGGGTTGTGGGTTGGCGAAGACTCAGAAATACCTAATATAAACGGATTTCGCACAGACGTTGTCGAAGCCCTCAAAAAGATGAAGATACCTGTGTTAAGATGGCCGGGCGGATGCTTTGCAGATGAATATCACTGGGTAGACGGAATAGGACCTAAAGAAAACAGACCTTGCATGGTTAACACCCATTGGGGCGGAGTCGTAGAAAATAACCATTTTGGAACTCATGAATTTCTGGAACTTTGCGAAATGCTTGGTGCAGAACCATATATATGCGGTAATGTTGGAAGCGGCACAGTACATGAAATGCAGCAGTGGGTTGAATACATGACCTTTGACGGAAAATCTCCAATGGCTGATTTAAGAAGGGCAAACGGCAAGGAGGAACCATGGAGGGTTAAGTATTTCGGCGTTGGTAACGAAAACTGGGGCTGCGGCGGAAACATGACTGCTGAGTTCTACGCAGATCAATATAAAAGGTATGCAACATATGTAAGAAACTTCGGCGATAACAAGATATACAAAATAGCCGGAGGTGCTTCGGTAGATGACTATCACTGGACCGAGGTGCTTATGAGAGAAGCAGGAAAGCAAATGGACGGTCTCAGTGTCCATTATTATACAAGAATCTCAAAGGACTGGTCTGAGCAGGGGTCTGCAACTGAATTTGATGAAAATCATTGGTTTTCTGTAATGCAGAATGCTTTGTTTACGGAAGAGTTGGTGGTACGTCATTCAAACATTATGGATAAGTATGATCCTGAGAAAAAAGTAGGTATGATTGTTGATGAATGGGGTACATGGTTTGCTGTTGAACCCGGAACAAATCCGGGATTCCTGTACCAGCAAAATACAATGAGGGATGCCCTTGTTGCAGGAATCCACCTGAATATCTTCAATAACCACTGCGACAGGGTTCAGATGGCAAACATAGCACAAATGGTAAATGTCCTTCAGGCAGTAATTCTAACTGAGGGTAAAAAGATGCTTCTAACGCCCACCTACCATGTATTTGATATGTACAAGGTACATCAGGGTGCGGAGTTGCTTTCTCTTGACTTTGAAAGTCCGGAGTATGCCTATAACGGTGAAAAGGTACCTCAGCTGAGTGCTTCTTCTTCTGTTGACAGCGAAGGAAAAATTCATGTAACCATTTGCAACCTTAACCCATCAGCAGATGTTAATATTGATATTGACCTGCGAGGAGTAAAGTCTAAGAGTAGCACAGGTAAAATAATTACCTCCAATGCCATGAATGCAAAAAACACATTTGAAGAAACAACTAATGTAACTATAAAGAATTTTGAAGATATCAACCTTGAAAATAACCATATATCAGGAAAAATACCTTCTAAATCAGTTGTATTGCTTGAAATTGTATAATTAGGGCAGTATTGTGACTTATTTAACTGAATATGGTAAAATCTCATTAGAATGTCCCGGCAGAATATAATTAATGCCGGGATATTTAGTAGTTAAAGGAGGGTGGCGGTGAAGGATAATTGCTTAAAATGTCATAGAAATATCCATATTACTCATAATGACATTGAAATGGAAGTAAAAAGGGTAGTTAAATCGGGCGTACCCTTGGCAAGGAATGAACAATATGAAAAGAGATTGGAAGTTTGTAACAGCTGTAAGCATTTAGCGGATGGAATCACTTGTATGATTTGCGGATGCATTGTAAAGGCTAGGGCAATGAATGCTTTACGTATTTGCCCTCACCCGTCTGGCAACAAGTGGTAATTACTTAGAGAGGTAAATCAAAATCCTAAACAAGAGAGGACTTTGCCATGAAAATTCAGAACCCCATTATATGGGCGGATATGCCGGACCCGGACATTATACGTGTAGGTGATATATATTATATGGTATCTACAACCATGTTTGTAATGCCAGGAGCTCCAATTTTAAAATCAAAGGATTTATATCATTGGGAACTTGTTTCATATGTTTTCAATACTATTGAGGATAATGACATATATCAGCTGAAAAATGGCAAAACAGCATATGGAAAGGGTCAATGGGCAACCAGTTTGAGATTTTTCAACGGCCTTTACTATGCTTGTTTTGTATGCCATGATATGCAAAAGACATATATTTATTATACGGATGATATAGAAAAAAGCGGTTGGGAACGTTATGTGATCAATAATGTTTTCCATGATATGTCGTTTTTGTTTGATAATAACAGGTCATATTTGATATATGGCAACGGGGACATTAAAATAGTTGAACTAAAAGATGATTTATCAGGAATAAAAGATGGAGGGGTCAACCAACTCCTGTTCAGTACTCCCTCTGAAAATATAATGCTCCGTTGTGAGGGCTGCAGAGCCTACAAAATTAATGGCTACTATTATTTGTTATTCATTGAATGGCCTAATGACGGTAACAGCAGAAGGCGTGTTGTGTGTTACAGGTCAAAGGATTTACTTGGAGAGTACGATAGAAAAATACTCCTTGATGATGATATGGAGTATCAGAATCAGGGAATTGCTCAGGGGGCTATAATTGATACACCTGAAGGAGAATGGTATTCAATTTTGTTTCAGGATCATGGGGCGGTAGGCAGAATTCCTTATTTACTTCCTGTTTCATGGGAAGATGACTGGCCTAATTTGGGAGTTAATGAAAAGGTGCCGGAAAGTTTTGAGATTCCTTTTGAGGCCTACGATACCAAACCATTAATAGTAAGTGATAGCTTTAATCATAACGAAAATAAGCTGGATTTAAGGTGGCAATGGAATCACAATCCTGAGGAGGATTGTTGGTCATTTACAGAACATCCGGGCTATTTGAGACTGCGTACGCAATCCTTGGCCACTGATATTTTGACCGCCAGGAATACATTAACTCAAAGGACAAGCGGTCCTCAATGTGCATTTTCAGTGGAGCTTAAAACTGAGGGAATGAAAGCAGGGGACTATGCCGGACTTGTTGCGTTACAGGGTAATTATGGGGCCATAGGAATAAGAGCCGACGAGAATAATTTGAAAAGAATTATTGTTTCTAAAAAAGGCAGCGACGGAAGACAAATAGAAGAAGAATACAGGCTGTTTGCAGACAGTAGAATATTAATAAAAATTGAATTCGATTTCCGAAACAGCAGTGATATTGCAAAATTTTATTATTCCCAGGATGGTATCGGATGGATAAAATTGGGCAGTGATTTGCATATGACATATACCCTTGACCTTTTTATAGGCTATCGTATCGGTATATTCTATTATTCTCAGAAGGCAGCCGGAGGGTTTGCTGATTTCAGAAATTTTTCATATGAATCACGACAATGAACAAAAGGAGAGTAATTATGTCAAAAGGAGCTTATTTTACAAAACAGTACCCTAATTTATTTGCCGAACTGGGTATTTCTGACGAACAAATTAATAAAAAGGTTAATGACACTTTTAACACTATGTTCTTCGATCCCGAGGAGAAAATTTATTTTGAAATAGGTAAAGACATGGGATATATGATGGATACAGGTAATAATGATGCACGTACAGAGGGTATGAGCTATGGGATGATGATGACTCTGCAAATGGATCGGAAAGACATTTTTGACCGCTTGTGGTTATTTTCCAAAACATATATGTATCAAAACGAGGGAAAGTATCAGGGCTATTTTGCATGGTCGGTATCTACCGACGGAAAGAAAAATGCCGAAGGGCCTGCACCTGACGGAGAAGAGTATTTCGCTATGGCTCTTTTCTTTGCAGGCAAAAGATGGGGTGACGGTAAGCCGCCCTTTGACTATAGTATTCAAGCCAGGGATATTTTAAAACATTGTATACACCAGTCGGAGATTGTTGAAGGTGGAGAACCTATGTGGGATAGTACCAACCATTATATAAAATTTGTTCCTGAAACGCCTTTCTCTGATCCGTCTTACCATCTGCCCCATTTCTATGAGCTTTTTGCGCTTCTGGCTAATGAAGAGGATAAAGACTTCTGGAAAAAAGCTGCTGAGGCAAGTCGTAATTACCTGCATATTTCATGCGACAGGGACACTGGGATGGCATCGGAATATGCTGAATTTGACGGTACTCCCAAAAAGCTGTTCCGTGATTTTCAGTTTTATTCTGATTCATACCGCGTTGCAATGAATATAGGATTGGATGCGGCGTGGTTCAGTAAGGACGAGTCATTAGGGGATATCGTTGACAAGCTTCAGTCCTTCTTTAGTGAAAATACGGTGTTAGGCGAATATAAGGCCTATACTGTTAAAGGTGAGCCTTTTGATGCTCCTGCCATGCACCCCGTTGCAATTATCGCTACAAATGCCGCCGGTTCACTTGCTGCTAAAGGGAAATACAGAGATCAGTGGGTAAAGGATTTCTGGGAGCTTCCATTAAGAAAAGGAGTTCATAGGTATTATGATAACTGTCTGTACTTTTTCAGTTTACTGATGCTGGCAGGAAAATATAAAATTTACATCTAAGTATAATATCATTAATTAAATCTCAAACCTATATATTAATAGTGTAAAAAATACGAGGGGGATAATATGAACAAAATAAAGATTTCAGATAAGGTTACAGGAAGTTTCAGGGATAATTGGAATTTCTGTGTAGGTACAGAGCGTATGGGGATCGCTCTTCAAAAGGAATACCAGGATACTCTCGAGTTTGTTCAGAAGGCAATAAATTTCAAATATATACGAGGACATGGTCTTTTTCATGATGACACTGCCATCTACAGGGAATATGAAATAGACGGAGAAATGAAACCTTTTTATAACTTTACATACATAGACAGGATTTTTGACTCATTCCTTGAAAAGGGTCTCAAGCCTTTTGTAGAGCTGGGATTTATGCCGTCACAACTTGCATCGGGAGGACAGACTGTATTTTATTGGAAAGGGAATGTCACTCCTCCAAAGGATTATGACAAGTGGAAAAATCTCATTCAAGCTTTGATAAAACACTTTATAAGTAGATATGGTATAGAGGAGGTTCTCCAGTGGCCTTTTGAGGTCTGGAACGAGCCAAATTTGAAGGTATTCTGGAAGGATGCCGATGAGTCCGAATACTTTAAGCTTTATAAGGTGTCGGCAACAGCTATTAAGGAAATCAATAAGGATTTACAGGTAGGGGGCCCTGCTATATGCGGAGGTGCCGACTACTGGATAAAGGATTTTTTGGAGTTCTGCAAAAGAGAAAATGTTCCTGTAGATTTTGTTTCCCGCCATTTATATTCTGCACATATGCCAAAACTTCAGACACATGAATTTTGTTATCAGGATTTGAAAGAACCTGAGGAAATGCTTAAAGAATTACAGACAGTCAGGCAAATGATTGACAATTCACCATTTCCACACCTGCCATTTCACATAACAGAATACAACACCTCATACAATCCATTAAACCCTGTTCATGATACATGTCTCAATGCTGCGTATCTGGCACGGATTATAAGTGAAGCCGGGGATATTGTGGATTCATTTTCATACTGGACCTTCAGTGATGTATTTGAAGAGGCAGATGTTCCAAGAGCTCAGTTTCACGGAGGGTTTGGCCTTGTTGCCCTTAACAATATTCCAAAACCTACTTTTCATATGTTCAGCTTTTTTGAACAAATGGGTAAGGATATATTGTACAGAGATGAAAATATGCTGGCAACAAGAAAAGCTGACGGTACAGTGACAATAACCGCTTGGAACCCTGTAATGGAGAAAGGTGACCATTTTAATATGGATTTCTCACTGGAACTGAATCTGCCAAAAGGAGAATACTTCATCAATCGGACTATTGTAAATGAAACTCATGGTAATCCATGGAGAACTTGGATACAAATGGGGAGGCCTAGATTCCCGGGTAAGAAGCAGGTTGAAATATTAAGAAATGCTGCACGCCCCATGGTAATCTCCGAAAGGGTAAGCTGTACCGATGAAATATTGCTTCTTGAGTTTACACAAAGTAAAAACGAGGTATCTTTTATTGAAATCATTCCTGTAGCAGATGAGACTAACACTTACTATAAACTTGATGACAGTTTGATTCCCGGGTATTAAAATATATTATATACTTATAATACAAATTTTATAAAAGGAGAATTATTATGGCAATTTTTCAAGCGAATTTTTTTGCTAAAACGATGAAAAGATCGATATGTTTTAATGCTTTGATACCAAATGATAAATATCAGGCACCTGATCAGGAGATTAAAGACGAACCAAAAGGGCCTATGAAATCCATTTATCTACTGCATGGCTATTCCGGCAATCATACGGATTGGTTGACATGGACTAAAATACAGGAGCTGTCTCTAAAATATAATATTGCGGTATTTATGCCTTCCGGTGAAAATTTCTTTTATGTGGATGACGAAGAGGTTGGAGCATATTATGGAGAATTAATCGGAAATGAGCTGGTTGACTATACACGCAGCACATTCCATTTATCTGATAAAAGAGAGGATACTTTTATAGGTGGATTATCCATGGGTGGTTACGGTGCAATAAGAAACGGTTTAAAATACTCTGAAAGATTCGGCCGTATAATTGCACTGTCCTCAGCACTTATTACCAATCAGATTGCCGGAATTACCCCTGATTTCAAGGGCCCTGTTGCAGACTATCCTTATTACAGAAGAGTATTTGGAGATCTTGACCGGCTTTTGGGAGGTGACAAAGACCCTGAGGCACTAATCCGTAGCCTTAAGGAAAAAAATGCAGACATACCTAAGATATATATGGCTTGCGGAACAGAAGATTTTCTTATAAATGAAAATAGAGAGCTCCATGAATTCCTTGTTTCAGAAAAAGTAGAGCATACGTATATTGAAGACAGCGGTGTTCACGATTGGAAATTCTGGAACGAGTATATAGACAAGGGACTTGCTTGGGCTACTGAATGAGGATGAAAATAACAATACCGAAGATTACTTAAATACCAGAGGAGGAATTCCCATGAAGCTGATATGCGGCGACTACACACTTAT
This genomic stretch from Ruminiclostridium cellulolyticum H10 harbors:
- a CDS encoding extracellular solute-binding protein; translation: MRFNYLKKAVSLAVVLSLTASIVVACGSQNNTSDSTASSSQSTTSSVANKDPFGKYSPEIDISFVRGIDDDLAANILPKTPGETLEDNRWTKLYKDELGINVKYAWTVKGNETSDAYTQKINVTLASGELPDVVLVNPSQLKQLVDSDMIEDMTQYYNDYASEDFKKLMTEEGTGNIDSAMFDGKMMAIPEPVSTNETAHYLWIRNDWLKKLNLQAPKTMDDVLKISEAFTTQDPDGNGKNDTFGLPITKDIYSGCMGTEGFFAGYHAYPNMWIEDDSGKIVWGSTLPETKVALQKLADMYKSGQLDKEFGVKDGGKVAETIAAGKVGINYGQQWNPMYPLISNFNNDKNADWTAYPIVSNDDKKVMVPLKFNQTRIFAVKKGYEHPEALVKLFNAHVEKNWGKTADFNKYYMPVENGGVGVWKFSPVCPAPVFKNLEAFVAIDEARNNNDFSKLTGEPKIIQGNIEAYAKGDTSQWGWEKIYGKEGAFRNMVEYKKNDQLLKEKFVGAPTTTMAEKKTTLEKMEKEVFIKIIMGAAPISEFDKFVSDWNKLGGADMTKEVNEWYDSVKSK
- a CDS encoding ABC transporter permease is translated as MKNLNIKKQLPLHLMILPGFITLLIFSYLPMAGIVIAFQKFIPAKGLFGDQKWIGFKNFEYVLNMPNFDNIMWNTISIAMAKIILGLIIPIIFAILINEVTNNALKRGIQTLIYLPHFLSWVVLGGILIDILSPSGGILNSFIKSLGFEPIFFLGDNKWFPSTMVLTETWKEFGYGTIIYLAAITGIDPSLYEAARIDGANRWKQTLHITLPGMRMVIVLLMVLSLGNILNAGFDQIFNLYSPPVYESGDIIDTFVYRIGLLEAQYGVATAVGLFKSVVSFTLISVSYFFAYKFADYRIF
- a CDS encoding carbohydrate ABC transporter permease — translated: MKHRKLKKVSVFTIVNNSFLIFAALLCIIPLVHILAVSFSSSSAAAAGKVVFWPVEFTLNSYNYVAKRVAFWHSMLVSVERIALGGFINLVLTILCAYPLSKEKTEFRFRTFYAWAFFITMLFNGGLIPWYIVIKQMGLLDSIWALVLPGAVPVFSVILLLNFFREIPKELSEAAYIDGAGHWTTLWRIMVPVSTPALATITLFSLVGHWNSWFDGLILMNKAENYPLQSYIQTIVVQRSYSMLSRQEISELATISDRTLRASQIFLGTLPIVMVYPFLQKYFVKGIVLGGVKG
- a CDS encoding alpha-N-arabinofuranosidase, giving the protein MVKMILNADIKKGKINKNIYGHFSEHLGRCIYEGLWVGEDSEIPNINGFRTDVVEALKKMKIPVLRWPGGCFADEYHWVDGIGPKENRPCMVNTHWGGVVENNHFGTHEFLELCEMLGAEPYICGNVGSGTVHEMQQWVEYMTFDGKSPMADLRRANGKEEPWRVKYFGVGNENWGCGGNMTAEFYADQYKRYATYVRNFGDNKIYKIAGGASVDDYHWTEVLMREAGKQMDGLSVHYYTRISKDWSEQGSATEFDENHWFSVMQNALFTEELVVRHSNIMDKYDPEKKVGMIVDEWGTWFAVEPGTNPGFLYQQNTMRDALVAGIHLNIFNNHCDRVQMANIAQMVNVLQAVILTEGKKMLLTPTYHVFDMYKVHQGAELLSLDFESPEYAYNGEKVPQLSASSSVDSEGKIHVTICNLNPSADVNIDIDLRGVKSKSSTGKIITSNAMNAKNTFEETTNVTIKNFEDINLENNHISGKIPSKSVVLLEIV
- a CDS encoding DUF6171 family protein; the protein is MKDNCLKCHRNIHITHNDIEMEVKRVVKSGVPLARNEQYEKRLEVCNSCKHLADGITCMICGCIVKARAMNALRICPHPSGNKW
- a CDS encoding glycoside hydrolase 43 family protein, which encodes MKIQNPIIWADMPDPDIIRVGDIYYMVSTTMFVMPGAPILKSKDLYHWELVSYVFNTIEDNDIYQLKNGKTAYGKGQWATSLRFFNGLYYACFVCHDMQKTYIYYTDDIEKSGWERYVINNVFHDMSFLFDNNRSYLIYGNGDIKIVELKDDLSGIKDGGVNQLLFSTPSENIMLRCEGCRAYKINGYYYLLFIEWPNDGNSRRRVVCYRSKDLLGEYDRKILLDDDMEYQNQGIAQGAIIDTPEGEWYSILFQDHGAVGRIPYLLPVSWEDDWPNLGVNEKVPESFEIPFEAYDTKPLIVSDSFNHNENKLDLRWQWNHNPEEDCWSFTEHPGYLRLRTQSLATDILTARNTLTQRTSGPQCAFSVELKTEGMKAGDYAGLVALQGNYGAIGIRADENNLKRIIVSKKGSDGRQIEEEYRLFADSRILIKIEFDFRNSSDIAKFYYSQDGIGWIKLGSDLHMTYTLDLFIGYRIGIFYYSQKAAGGFADFRNFSYESRQ
- a CDS encoding glycosyl hydrolase family 8; protein product: MSKGAYFTKQYPNLFAELGISDEQINKKVNDTFNTMFFDPEEKIYFEIGKDMGYMMDTGNNDARTEGMSYGMMMTLQMDRKDIFDRLWLFSKTYMYQNEGKYQGYFAWSVSTDGKKNAEGPAPDGEEYFAMALFFAGKRWGDGKPPFDYSIQARDILKHCIHQSEIVEGGEPMWDSTNHYIKFVPETPFSDPSYHLPHFYELFALLANEEDKDFWKKAAEASRNYLHISCDRDTGMASEYAEFDGTPKKLFRDFQFYSDSYRVAMNIGLDAAWFSKDESLGDIVDKLQSFFSENTVLGEYKAYTVKGEPFDAPAMHPVAIIATNAAGSLAAKGKYRDQWVKDFWELPLRKGVHRYYDNCLYFFSLLMLAGKYKIYI
- a CDS encoding GH39 family glycosyl hydrolase, translating into MNKIKISDKVTGSFRDNWNFCVGTERMGIALQKEYQDTLEFVQKAINFKYIRGHGLFHDDTAIYREYEIDGEMKPFYNFTYIDRIFDSFLEKGLKPFVELGFMPSQLASGGQTVFYWKGNVTPPKDYDKWKNLIQALIKHFISRYGIEEVLQWPFEVWNEPNLKVFWKDADESEYFKLYKVSATAIKEINKDLQVGGPAICGGADYWIKDFLEFCKRENVPVDFVSRHLYSAHMPKLQTHEFCYQDLKEPEEMLKELQTVRQMIDNSPFPHLPFHITEYNTSYNPLNPVHDTCLNAAYLARIISEAGDIVDSFSYWTFSDVFEEADVPRAQFHGGFGLVALNNIPKPTFHMFSFFEQMGKDILYRDENMLATRKADGTVTITAWNPVMEKGDHFNMDFSLELNLPKGEYFINRTIVNETHGNPWRTWIQMGRPRFPGKKQVEILRNAARPMVISERVSCTDEILLLEFTQSKNEVSFIEIIPVADETNTYYKLDDSLIPGY
- a CDS encoding alpha/beta hydrolase, which produces MAIFQANFFAKTMKRSICFNALIPNDKYQAPDQEIKDEPKGPMKSIYLLHGYSGNHTDWLTWTKIQELSLKYNIAVFMPSGENFFYVDDEEVGAYYGELIGNELVDYTRSTFHLSDKREDTFIGGLSMGGYGAIRNGLKYSERFGRIIALSSALITNQIAGITPDFKGPVADYPYYRRVFGDLDRLLGGDKDPEALIRSLKEKNADIPKIYMACGTEDFLINENRELHEFLVSEKVEHTYIEDSGVHDWKFWNEYIDKGLAWATE